One Astyanax mexicanus isolate ESR-SI-001 chromosome 3, AstMex3_surface, whole genome shotgun sequence genomic region harbors:
- the s100s gene encoding S100 calcium binding protein S isoform X1 — protein sequence MPRSKCDVMSKEPSSNLESAMQMLIKTFHKYSGKEGDKYTLSRGELRELLTEELGNYLGNAQDKDAVERVMNDLDANNDGEVDFTEFIILMGALTVACNDFFLDSPPPKVKPDAKGGTSTEGENKE from the exons ATGCCTCGCTCAAAATGCGATGT CATGTCCAAAGAACCAAGCTCCAACCTGGAGAGCGCCATGCAGATGCTCATCAAGACCTTCCACAAGTACTCGGGGAAGGAGGGGGACAAGTACACACTCAGCCGAGGCGAGCTGAGGGAACTGCTGACAGAGGAGCTGGGGAACTACCTAGGG AATGCACAAGATAAAGACGCAGTGGAGCGGGTGATGAACGACCTGGATGCCAACAATGACGGCGAAGTGGACTTCACCGAGTTTATTATCCTCATGGGGGCGCTGACTGTGGCCTGCAACGACTTCTTCCTCGACAGCCCACCTCCCAAGGTGAAGCCCGATGCCAAGGGTGGCACCTCAACAGAGGGCGAGAACAAAGAGTAA
- the s100s gene encoding S100 calcium binding protein S isoform X2: MSKEPSSNLESAMQMLIKTFHKYSGKEGDKYTLSRGELRELLTEELGNYLGNAQDKDAVERVMNDLDANNDGEVDFTEFIILMGALTVACNDFFLDSPPPKVKPDAKGGTSTEGENKE; encoded by the exons ATGTCCAAAGAACCAAGCTCCAACCTGGAGAGCGCCATGCAGATGCTCATCAAGACCTTCCACAAGTACTCGGGGAAGGAGGGGGACAAGTACACACTCAGCCGAGGCGAGCTGAGGGAACTGCTGACAGAGGAGCTGGGGAACTACCTAGGG AATGCACAAGATAAAGACGCAGTGGAGCGGGTGATGAACGACCTGGATGCCAACAATGACGGCGAAGTGGACTTCACCGAGTTTATTATCCTCATGGGGGCGCTGACTGTGGCCTGCAACGACTTCTTCCTCGACAGCCCACCTCCCAAGGTGAAGCCCGATGCCAAGGGTGGCACCTCAACAGAGGGCGAGAACAAAGAGTAA
- the pygo2 gene encoding pygopus homolog 2 isoform X1: MAAESGRLLAGQGQGKRGKGSQMKSPEKKKRKSSTQGATFSHLSEFAPPPTPMVDHLVASNPFDDDFVPPSRAGGAGGPGNVPFLPSPGAGGGGGGYGGPARMGGGMGGFMGGPGGPGGGQPGRRPPFVPPPPNAGPHNPLGFGGMPGFGGGGGGGGGGGGFPPGGPSQFNMPPNFSPPMHPGQGFNPMLSPGGMGGGPGSGGPPHPRFGMQQPQHGQGGHPFNSPPLPGGPGPRGPPHGPMNPMGGMGPGMNMMGGMGGGMGPGNMVGGHPGLPPQGQFPPSQDGPYPGPGTPGSEEGKNFVGGPGGGPPGPPQQPPSLNPSGPPSNNATPGPSPASGPPQPGGGFPGHPDVQQSTPGTPGQSSSAPPPPNPNSSPTGPLNGPQPQQVPPNQHPPPNSAGGPAPNTPSSQQQPTPPNSTPGSTPYNQPNSAPGGGPMPNQPPNSNQNNLNNNSAGNTPGSNPNPPSNSTSTPNTQSPLPTGQAPPSAGPGSGPPKLGGGMVFPCGFCMSEVHDDQEAILCEASCQRWYHRDCTGLTEPAYGLLTRESAAVWACDMCLKSKEIQAVYVRQSLGQLVAANEG, from the exons ATGGCAGCCGAATCGGGGAGACTACTGGCCGGACAAGGTCAAGGAAAACGAGGCAAAG GTTCCCAGATGAAAAGCCCggagaaaaagaagaggaaatcCAGCACTCAG GGGGCAACGTTCTCCCACCTCTCTGAGTTTGCGCCTCCCCCAACTCCTATGGTAGACCACCTAGTGGCCTCCAACCCATTTGACGATGACTTTGTTCCTCCATCGCGTGCCGGTGGAGCCGGTGGTCCAGGAAATGTGCCTTTTCTGCCGAGCCCAGGGGCTGGTGGGGGAGGTGGTGGTTATGGTGGGCCTGCCAGAATGGGAGGAGGCATGGGTGGTTTTATGGGTGGACCTGGAGGACCAGGTGGGGGACAGCCTGGTAGAAGACCCCCCTTTGTTCCTCCACCACCCAACGCAGGACCGCATAACCCACTTGGATTTGGGGGGATGCCTGGATTTGGAggcggaggtggaggaggtggtggcGGAGGAGGCTTCCCTCCAGGGGGGCCATCACAATTTAACATGCCGCCCAATTTCAGCCCTCCCATGCACCCTGGCCAGGGTTTTAACCCTATGCTGTCACCTGGTGGAATGGGTGGCGGTCCTGGAAGTGGTGGTCCTCCTCATCCACGTTTTGGGATGCAGCAACCTCAGCATGGACAAGGAGGGCATCCGTTCAACAGCCCTCCATTGCCTGGGGGCCCAGGACCTCGTGGCCCTCCCCATGGCCCGATGAATCCCATGGGTGGGATGGGGCCTGGGATGAATATGATGGGAGGTATGGGAGGAGGTATGGGACCAGGTAACATGGTTGGTGGACATCCAGGTTTACCACCACAAGGACAGTTTCCTCCCTCACAGGATGGTCCCTATCCTGGCCCTGGCACTCCAGGCAGTGAAGAAGGCAAGAACTTTGTCGGTGGACCAGGTGGTGGTCCACCAGGTCCTCCTCAACAGCCACCTAGCCTCAACCCCTCCGGCCCTCCTTCCAACAATGCCACACCGGGTCCTTCCCCAGCCTCTGGACCCCCACAGCCTGGAGGAGGGTTCCCTGGTCACCCTGATGTTCAGCAGTCTACTCCTGGCACACCTGGGCAGTCCTCATCTGCTCCTCCACCACCCAACCCTAATTCCTCTCCAACCGGTCCCCTCAATGGTCCGCAGCCTCAACAGGTACCACCTAACCAGCATCCTCCACCTAATTCTGCAGGTGGTCCTGCTCCTAACACTCCATCCAGTCAGCAGCAGCCAACACCACCCAATTCTACCCCAGGATCTACACCCTACAATCAGCCGAACAGTGCACCTGGTGGTGGCCCCATGCCCAACCAACCACCCAACTCCAACCAGAACAACCTTAACAACAACAGTGCTGGCAACACTCCAGGTAGCAACCCCAACCCTCCATCCAACTCCAcctccacacccaacacacagtCTCCACTTCCCACTGGCCAAGCACCTCCGTCTGCCGGCCCAGGATCTGGTCCCCCAAAGTTAGGAGGGGGCATGGTGTTCCCTTGCGGCTTTTGCATGTCCGAGGTGCACGACGACCAGGAGGCTATTCTGTGTGAAGCTTCATGTCAACGCTGGTACCACAGAGACTGCACAGGCCTGACCGAACCGGCGTATGGGCTGCTGACCCGAGAGAGCGCCGCAGTGTGGGCTTGTGATATGTGCCTCAAGTCCAAGGAGATTCAAGCAGTGTATGTACGACAGAGCCTAGGACAGCTGGTTGCTGCAAATGAAGGCTAA
- the pygo2 gene encoding pygopus homolog 2 isoform X2, translating into MKSPEKKKRKSSTQGATFSHLSEFAPPPTPMVDHLVASNPFDDDFVPPSRAGGAGGPGNVPFLPSPGAGGGGGGYGGPARMGGGMGGFMGGPGGPGGGQPGRRPPFVPPPPNAGPHNPLGFGGMPGFGGGGGGGGGGGGFPPGGPSQFNMPPNFSPPMHPGQGFNPMLSPGGMGGGPGSGGPPHPRFGMQQPQHGQGGHPFNSPPLPGGPGPRGPPHGPMNPMGGMGPGMNMMGGMGGGMGPGNMVGGHPGLPPQGQFPPSQDGPYPGPGTPGSEEGKNFVGGPGGGPPGPPQQPPSLNPSGPPSNNATPGPSPASGPPQPGGGFPGHPDVQQSTPGTPGQSSSAPPPPNPNSSPTGPLNGPQPQQVPPNQHPPPNSAGGPAPNTPSSQQQPTPPNSTPGSTPYNQPNSAPGGGPMPNQPPNSNQNNLNNNSAGNTPGSNPNPPSNSTSTPNTQSPLPTGQAPPSAGPGSGPPKLGGGMVFPCGFCMSEVHDDQEAILCEASCQRWYHRDCTGLTEPAYGLLTRESAAVWACDMCLKSKEIQAVYVRQSLGQLVAANEG; encoded by the exons ATGAAAAGCCCggagaaaaagaagaggaaatcCAGCACTCAG GGGGCAACGTTCTCCCACCTCTCTGAGTTTGCGCCTCCCCCAACTCCTATGGTAGACCACCTAGTGGCCTCCAACCCATTTGACGATGACTTTGTTCCTCCATCGCGTGCCGGTGGAGCCGGTGGTCCAGGAAATGTGCCTTTTCTGCCGAGCCCAGGGGCTGGTGGGGGAGGTGGTGGTTATGGTGGGCCTGCCAGAATGGGAGGAGGCATGGGTGGTTTTATGGGTGGACCTGGAGGACCAGGTGGGGGACAGCCTGGTAGAAGACCCCCCTTTGTTCCTCCACCACCCAACGCAGGACCGCATAACCCACTTGGATTTGGGGGGATGCCTGGATTTGGAggcggaggtggaggaggtggtggcGGAGGAGGCTTCCCTCCAGGGGGGCCATCACAATTTAACATGCCGCCCAATTTCAGCCCTCCCATGCACCCTGGCCAGGGTTTTAACCCTATGCTGTCACCTGGTGGAATGGGTGGCGGTCCTGGAAGTGGTGGTCCTCCTCATCCACGTTTTGGGATGCAGCAACCTCAGCATGGACAAGGAGGGCATCCGTTCAACAGCCCTCCATTGCCTGGGGGCCCAGGACCTCGTGGCCCTCCCCATGGCCCGATGAATCCCATGGGTGGGATGGGGCCTGGGATGAATATGATGGGAGGTATGGGAGGAGGTATGGGACCAGGTAACATGGTTGGTGGACATCCAGGTTTACCACCACAAGGACAGTTTCCTCCCTCACAGGATGGTCCCTATCCTGGCCCTGGCACTCCAGGCAGTGAAGAAGGCAAGAACTTTGTCGGTGGACCAGGTGGTGGTCCACCAGGTCCTCCTCAACAGCCACCTAGCCTCAACCCCTCCGGCCCTCCTTCCAACAATGCCACACCGGGTCCTTCCCCAGCCTCTGGACCCCCACAGCCTGGAGGAGGGTTCCCTGGTCACCCTGATGTTCAGCAGTCTACTCCTGGCACACCTGGGCAGTCCTCATCTGCTCCTCCACCACCCAACCCTAATTCCTCTCCAACCGGTCCCCTCAATGGTCCGCAGCCTCAACAGGTACCACCTAACCAGCATCCTCCACCTAATTCTGCAGGTGGTCCTGCTCCTAACACTCCATCCAGTCAGCAGCAGCCAACACCACCCAATTCTACCCCAGGATCTACACCCTACAATCAGCCGAACAGTGCACCTGGTGGTGGCCCCATGCCCAACCAACCACCCAACTCCAACCAGAACAACCTTAACAACAACAGTGCTGGCAACACTCCAGGTAGCAACCCCAACCCTCCATCCAACTCCAcctccacacccaacacacagtCTCCACTTCCCACTGGCCAAGCACCTCCGTCTGCCGGCCCAGGATCTGGTCCCCCAAAGTTAGGAGGGGGCATGGTGTTCCCTTGCGGCTTTTGCATGTCCGAGGTGCACGACGACCAGGAGGCTATTCTGTGTGAAGCTTCATGTCAACGCTGGTACCACAGAGACTGCACAGGCCTGACCGAACCGGCGTATGGGCTGCTGACCCGAGAGAGCGCCGCAGTGTGGGCTTGTGATATGTGCCTCAAGTCCAAGGAGATTCAAGCAGTGTATGTACGACAGAGCCTAGGACAGCTGGTTGCTGCAAATGAAGGCTAA